The sequence below is a genomic window from Marinitoga hydrogenitolerans DSM 16785.
AATTTTTGAAGATGAATTATTAATAACAGCAGATACTATTGTAGCATTTGAAAACGAAATATTGGGAAAACCAAAAAATGAAATAGAAGCCTTTAATATGTTAAAAAAATTATCAGGAAAAAAACATGTGGTAATAACAGGAATTACATTTCGAACATTAAAAGAAATTTATACAATAGATGATACAACAGAAGTATATTTTCATGAGTTATCTGATGAAATAATAAAATATTACATAAAAAATTATAAACCTCTGGATAAAGCTGGAAGCTATGGAATTCAAGATTTTGGGGGTACCTTTATAGAAAAAATCAATGGGGATTATTATAACGTCATGGGATTACCATTAAATAAAGTCTTTTGGTATTTATATAAAAAAGGAGTTTTTAATGGCTGAATTACCAAGGGAAAAATTATTAAAATATGGACCAAAAAATTTGACTATTAATGAATTATTAGCTATAATAATAAGAAAGGGAACCAAAGAAAAAAATGTTTTTGAAATCTCAAAAGAAATTTCAAAAAAGTATTCCCTAAAAGACTTATTTTCTATGAATGTTGAGCAATTATGCGAAACAGAAGGAATAGGTCCTGTTACAGCAGTAACGTTGAAAGCTGTTTTTGAACTTGGAATAAGATTTCACAAAGAATCACTAAAAAAAGAAAACTTAAAATTAGATTCACCAGATAAAGTATATGAACTATTGTATGATGAAATGATTTTTTCAGATAAAGAAATTGTAAAATGTATATCTTTAAATAGTAAATTAAACCCTATTTCTATCGATACAATTAGTATTGGTACGGCGAATCAATCTATTTTACACCCAAGAGATATCTTTAAAACAGCAATAAAAAACAATGCAATAACTATATTAATTGTTCATAACCACCCATCTGGAGATAGCGAACCAAGCATACAGGATTATGAAATAACAAAAAAGATAGAAAGAAGCGGTGAATTGTTGGGAATAAAATTATCAGATCATGTAATAATTGGTAAATCAGAATATTATAGTTTTAAAATGGGAAGAAAGGTGATTAGAAATGGATAATATGCCTGAAAATTTAAAAGCAATAATGAAACTAAAGAGTAAGTTTGAAAAAGATTTGAGAAGGAAAGGAATTAATATTGAAAGTAAAAAGCAAAAAACAGTTGAAAGAGCAAACATAGAAATAAAGTATATTTCTGTGCCTATTGATGATGTACAAACAATTGTTGACCTGAATTATTATGATTTTAAAAACAATAATTTAGAATTGGCTCGTCACATTGAAAAACTATTGGCAAATAAGCCGAAAAATTCCTACATTAACCAGTTAGCTGTAGTACATTTGCTCAGGGAAGAATATGAAGAAGTAAAAGAATTATTAGATAATCCGTCATTTCCTGAAGATTACTTTAATTTAGGAATGGCAAAAATGATGTTGCATGAAAAAGATGCATATGAATTTGCAGAAGATGCAGTAAAGAGATTTCCAAACAATAAATATACAAATCTATTATTAGCGATGAATGCCGTATATAATGGGGATTATTTTAAGGCATACAAAGCAGTAGAAGAAGCAGCAAGAGGTTCGAATGATCCATTATTACACTTTATTCTTTCATTATATGATAAAGACTATATAAAAGCAAAAGAATATTTAAGTAAAGTATTTTTACAAGGAAAAGTTAAATACGTTGCGTCAATATACCAGGGATATCTACACTTTTTATCTCAAGAAGGCGATAAATTATATCAAATGCGAAAAAATTTTGAAAATGATATTCCTTGTTCAAACTGTTTGTTGAGATATTCCAAATTAAAATCTAATGTACCACCAGATTATTGTAAATTCTGGAAGGTACTCGAATCATTTGAGTACGAAACTGCCGGTAGATTTGAAACTGAAATGAAATTACCAGAACAATCAATAATTAGTTTTTTAGGTTTCTATAATTATAATAATGAAGAAAAAGCGAATAAAAGTTTTGAAGAAATTTCAGATATGTTTGGTGAAGTAAGAGTAGTATTTTTCCCAAATGATTCTCATGTGAAAGGATTAAAAACATTTACAATGGAACCCATAAAAAATGGAAAAATAGCAAAATTGTTTGGACCAGGTGTTTATCAAAAAATAAAGAATGTTATTCAGAGATTAGAATCTAAAGAAGGAGTAAGGTATGATTTTGCTTTAGATTTACCATTTTATGAAGGTATAAGAATGTTATTTGGTTGGAGAACATGTCAATTATATTTTACAGGAGAGGATTCAAATGAATAGAGAAGAAGCCATTAAATTATTAAAACAACATGTAAAAAATGATAATTTAGTCAAACATTGTTTAGCGGTAGGAGCTATAATGAAAGGTTTAGCGAAAGAATTAAATGAAAATGAAGAAAGATGGGAAATAATAGGTATTTTACATGATCTTGATTACGAATATACAAAAAATAATCCAGAAATCCATGCAAAAAAAACAGTAGAAATATTAGAAAATCAAATAACAGATGAAGAAAAAAATGCAATTTTAGCCCATAATGAACATGCTTCTTTAAACACAAAATTAGATTATTCATTATATGCAGCAGATCCTATATCAGGATTAGTAACAGCTGCAGTTTTAGTGAGACCAGACAAAAAAATTGAAGGACTAAAAGTAAAATCATTAAAGAAAAAATTTAAAGATAAATCATTTGCAGCTGGAGCTAATAGAGAAAACATAAAGAAAATTGAAGAAATAAATATAGAGTTAAGCAAATTTTTTGAGATATCCATAGAGTCAATGAAAGAAATAGCAGAAGAACTTGGATTATAAAAGTTGCGTTATACGCAACTTTTTATTATGAAAAAAATAACAGCGAGGTGGAAAAAATGGATTTAAGAGAACTAATCAAAAAAGAAATAGAAAGATATAACAAAGAATTTAAAATCACAGAAAAAGACATTTCTTTAACTCCAAAAGATGTTGCAAAATACATAGATCATACTATCTTAAAAGCAACAACAACGCCTAAAGATATAAAAAGAATATGTAAAGAAGCAAAGGATTATCACTTTTTCTCAGTATGTGTAAATCCTGTATATGTTCCATTAGCAAAAGAAGAGTTAAAAGGAACAGATGTAAAAGTAGCTACAGTAATAGGTTTTCCTCTAGGTTCAAATTCCATAGATGTAAAAGCATATGAAACAGATATAGCTTTAAATGATGGTGCGGATGAATTCGATATGGTTATTAATGTGGGTATGTTAAAAGCTGAAGAATATAATTATATATATGATGAAATAAAAGCAGTTGTTGAGGCAGCTCAAGGAAAAACAGTAAAAGTAATTATAGAAACATGTTATTTAACAACAGAAGAAAAAATAGCAGCATGTGTAATATCAAAAGAAGCTGGAGCGCATTTCGTAAAAACATCCACAGGTTTTGGAACTGGTGGAGCAACAGTCGAAGATGTCGCTTTAATGAAATTTGTAGTTGGTGAAGCATTAAAAGTAAAAGCATCAGGCGGAGTTAGAAGTTTTGAAGATGCTGAAAAAATGATAAAAGTTGGAGCAGAAAGAATTGGGGCAAGTTCAGGAGTAAAAATTGTGAGTGGTGAAAAATCTAACGCAGATTATTAAAAATAATAAAACCCCTTTAAGCAAAAAGCTTAAAGGGGTTTTTATTTTCATATAATTAAGGATTCTTTTATATTGTAGTAATATTAATAATTTAAAATAGCTTGAAATTATTTAAGGGAGGAAAAAAGATGGAAATAAAGAATGTGAGTATCTCAGAAAAATTGGCAAATCCTGCTCCATTAGGTTTAATGGGCTTTGGTATGACAACAGTGCTATTAAATCTTCATAATGCAGGTATTTATGAGTTAAATGTGATGATTATGGCAATGGGAATTTTTTATGGTGGATTAGCTCAAGTGATTGCTGGTATTTTTGAAATGAAAAAGAATAATACTTTTGGTGCTACAGCATTTACATCTTATGGTTTATTTTGGTTGTCATTGGTGGGTATTTGGACAATGCCAAAAATGGGATTAGGCGAACCAGCATCTGCAACTGCAGTAGCATTTTATCTTTTGTTATGGGGAATTTTTACATTATTTATGTACATAGGAACATTAAATGGTAACAAATCACTTCAGGTTGTATTTGGAACGTTGACGATATTATTTTTCTTATTAGCAATAGGTGATTTTACTGGAAGTGCGATAATAAAAACTATTGCTGGTTGGGAAGGAATCTTTTGTGGTGCTTCTGCAATATATACAGCAATGGGAGAAGTATTAAATGAAAAATTAGGAAAAACCGTATTACCATTATAACAAAATAATATCTATTTTAATATAACTTTTCAGAACAACTTTTTACGATTAAACTTTTGTTAAAAATTAATAACTAGTTGACTTAGCGATAAAATTTTGATATAATAAAAGTAGATCTTTTTCCCTGTAGGACCTCATACCTCTGTTTTTCGAGTTTCCTGTTACAGGGTTGATGTCTAAGAATTTAACCAAATTTCTTAAAACATCTGGATTGTTG
It includes:
- a CDS encoding Maf family protein; translated protein: MKIILGSNSPRRKEILSKIGLSFDIRVSTAKEYSEKVNPVDYAKELSLKKSKDIEIFEDELLITADTIVAFENEILGKPKNEIEAFNMLKKLSGKKHVVITGITFRTLKEIYTIDDTTEVYFHELSDEIIKYYIKNYKPLDKAGSYGIQDFGGTFIEKINGDYYNVMGLPLNKVFWYLYKKGVFNG
- the deoC gene encoding deoxyribose-phosphate aldolase, whose product is MDLRELIKKEIERYNKEFKITEKDISLTPKDVAKYIDHTILKATTTPKDIKRICKEAKDYHFFSVCVNPVYVPLAKEELKGTDVKVATVIGFPLGSNSIDVKAYETDIALNDGADEFDMVINVGMLKAEEYNYIYDEIKAVVEAAQGKTVKVIIETCYLTTEEKIAACVISKEAGAHFVKTSTGFGTGGATVEDVALMKFVVGEALKVKASGGVRSFEDAEKMIKVGAERIGASSGVKIVSGEKSNADY
- a CDS encoding acetate uptake transporter; protein product: MEIKNVSISEKLANPAPLGLMGFGMTTVLLNLHNAGIYELNVMIMAMGIFYGGLAQVIAGIFEMKKNNTFGATAFTSYGLFWLSLVGIWTMPKMGLGEPASATAVAFYLLLWGIFTLFMYIGTLNGNKSLQVVFGTLTILFFLLAIGDFTGSAIIKTIAGWEGIFCGASAIYTAMGEVLNEKLGKTVLPL
- a CDS encoding HD domain-containing protein, with the protein product MNREEAIKLLKQHVKNDNLVKHCLAVGAIMKGLAKELNENEERWEIIGILHDLDYEYTKNNPEIHAKKTVEILENQITDEEKNAILAHNEHASLNTKLDYSLYAADPISGLVTAAVLVRPDKKIEGLKVKSLKKKFKDKSFAAGANRENIKKIEEINIELSKFFEISIESMKEIAEELGL
- the radC gene encoding RadC family protein encodes the protein MAELPREKLLKYGPKNLTINELLAIIIRKGTKEKNVFEISKEISKKYSLKDLFSMNVEQLCETEGIGPVTAVTLKAVFELGIRFHKESLKKENLKLDSPDKVYELLYDEMIFSDKEIVKCISLNSKLNPISIDTISIGTANQSILHPRDIFKTAIKNNAITILIVHNHPSGDSEPSIQDYEITKKIERSGELLGIKLSDHVIIGKSEYYSFKMGRKVIRNG